The sequence below is a genomic window from Pseudomonas cremoricolorata.
GTGATTTCGTGGCCCAGCACCAGGCCGACCTGGGCGGTGGTACGGCCGCGCACCATGTGCTGGTCCGAACCGCAGATGTTGGTGGAAACCACCTTGAGGATCACGCCATGCTCGATCTTCTTGCCGCGTGGATCTTGCATTTTCGGGTAGTCGATTTTCTGTACTTCGACCTTGCCAGCGCCGAGATACACCACTCCACGATTGCCAGACATGCTCTTACCTCGCTTGATTTGTACTTATGCAGCGTTGGGTAGCACCGTCCCTCGTGGACGGCATGTGTAACTGGATCGATCAGGGCCAGGCAGCCCTTTGTACTGCGTTCGATTGTGGTCTTGTCGCAGGGCGATGCCCTGACTGGAAACGACGGGCGGATATCTTTTTACGCCAGCAGATAAGGGGGGCGACTGGGCTGGGCCGGCTTTGCCGGCCATCGCGAGTGGACTCGCTCCTACGGGTAATCGGAGCTTTACCGGTGGTCGGTCAGAGCACCACCGTCCGATTGGCATTGAGAAACACCCGCCGCTCGAGGTGGTAACCCACGGCGCGGGCCAGGGTCAGGCATTCGATATCGCGCCCCTTGGCGATCAGGTCGTCGGGGTAGTAGGTGTGGTCCACCACTTCCACGCCCTGGGCGATGATCGGGCCTTCGTCGAGGTCGTTGTTGATGTAGTGCGCGGTGGCACCGACCATCTTCACACCCTTGTTGTAGGCCTGGTGATACGGCTTGGCGCCCTTGAAGCCGGGCAGCAGGGAGTGGTGGATGTTGATCGCCCAGCCGTCCAGGCGGCGGCACAGCTCGGGCGACAGCACCTGCATGTAGCGCGCCAGCACCACCAGCTCGGCGCCGCTGTCCTCGATCACCTGCAACACCTTGCGCTCCTGGCCAGGCTTGTCCTTGGGATCGAGGGGGAAATGGTAGTAGGGAATCTTGTGCCACTGCGCCAGTGGCTCGAGGTCGGGGTGGTTGGACACCACGGCGACGATGTCCATGCCCAACTGGCCGATGCGCTGACGGTAGAGCAGGTCATTCAGGCAGTGGTCGGCCTTGGAGACCATGATCACCACCTTGGGGCGGTGATTGGGCGCGGTCAGCTCGAAGGCCATGCCGAACGGCTCGCTGCGTTCGGCGAAGGCTGCCCGGAAGGCCTGTTCATCGAAGTCGTCCGGCTGGCGGAATTCGACGCGGATGAAGAAGCGCCCCGACAGCCGATCGTCGAAGGAATGGTGCTCGGTGACGTAGCAGCGCTGCTCGAACAGCAGCCGTGTCACGACATCGACGGTGCCGAGCATGCTCGGGCAATCGGCGGTGAGAATCCAGGTATCCGGTGCCCGACTCATGCTGATGCTCCTCTAGGCTTCGATCGCCAGACCATACTCCGCCGAAGCGTCCTGCAGCCACAGCCACCAGTAGTCCGAGAAACTGCGACGGATGACCAGTTCCCAGGTCTCTTCGCCGGTGCGACGAATCACCAGTTGCGACTTGGCGAACACCGTACCGACCGCTTTGCCGACCGGGAAATTGTTCGGGTGCACGTCGTAGCTGGTGGATTTCATCAGCACCTGGCGCACGTTCGGGCCACGCAGTTCCAGCAGGCTCTGCCCGCCGCTGACGTTGACCACCTGAATGTGCAGGCCGGCAGCGGCGTCGCGCAGTTTCTGCTCGACTTCCACTTCCTGACCGCCAGGGACGATCAGCAGCCACTCATCGGGACCGACCCACTGCAGCGAGGTGTCGCCGCTGGAAACCAGCTGCAACGCGCCAGGCAGCTCCAGGCCCAAGGCCTTCTGCACGGCGCTGGCGAAGGCCTCGTCGTGGCCATCGCCACGCAGGGTCAGGTGACCGAGGAATTTGTGCTCACGCAGGGTCACGCCTGCGTTCTGACGGCCCTTGCCGACCAGGCTACGCAGGTCGGCGTGGTGCAGCGGCGACTCGGCCCGGGCGTTGCCGCTGGGGTTTTGCTCGAAGACGTTGATAGCGCTCATGTGTTACCTGCCTTGAATTCTGTAGTGCGCATGGGGTGTGAGAGCCGATACCAGCCCCCCACACCCTGCGGTCCGGGGTATCAGACGTTCTGCTGTTCACCCTTCGGATCGAAGAACACCGAAGACACGATTTCTGCCTCGATCACGCTGCCATCGGCTTGCGGCGAGTAGACCCGCTCGCCCATGCGCTTCAGACCGCCCTTGACCACACCCATGGCGAACGAATAGCCCAGGGAGTTGAAGGCGTAGCTGGAGGTGACGTGACCGACCATGTCCATCGGAATCGGCTGGTTCGGGTCGTTGACCAACTGGGCGCCTTCGGGCAGCCACTTCTTCGGATCGACCGGCTTGAGGCCCACCAGTTGCTTGCGGTCTTCGCGCAGGCAGTCTTCGCGATTCATGCCACGCAGGCCGATCCACGAGAACGGCTTGTTGCGGCCGACGCACCAGCTCATGTTCAGGTCGTCCGGGTTCATCGAACCGTCGGTGTCCTGACCGACGATGATGAAGCCCTTCTCGGCGCGCAGCACGTGCATGGTCTCGGTGCCGTATGGGGTCAGGTTGTACTTCTTGCCCGCCTCGACGATTTTTTCCAGCACGCCCATGGCGTAGTTGGCCTGCACGTTGACTTCGTACGACAGCTCACCGGTGAACGAAATCCGGAACACACGGGCCGGCACACCGCCAACGTTGCCTTCCTTCCAGGTCATGAACGGGAAGGCGTCCTTGTCCAGGTCGATGTCGGTGACTTCGGCCAGCAGCTTGCGGCTGTTGGGGCCCGACAGCGTCATGGTCGCCCAGTGGTCGGTGACCGAGGTGAAGTACACCTTCAGCTCCGGCCATTCGGTCTGGTGGTACAGCTCCAGCCATTGCAGTACGCGAGCCGCGCCGCCGGTGGTGGTGGTCATGATGAAGTGGTTGTCGGCGACGCAGGCGGTGACGCCGTCGTCGAAGACCATGCCGTCTTCCTTGCACATCAGGCCGTAACGGGCCTTACCCACATCGAGCTTGGTCCAGGCGTTGGTGTACACGCGGTTGAGGAACTCGCGGGCATCCGGGCCCTGGATGTCGATCTTGCCCAGGGTCGAAGCATCCAGCAGACCGACGCTTGCGCGCACGGCCTTGCACTCACGCTCGACGGCGGTGTGCAGGTCTTCGCCGGGCTTGGGGAAGTACCACGGACGCTTCCACTGGCCGACATCTTCGAACTCGGCGTTGTTCTTCAGGTGCCAGCTGTGCAGCGCGGTGAAGCGCACGGGCTCGAAGATATGGCCACAGTGACGACCGGCGACAGCGCCGAAGGCCACGGGGGTGTAGTTGGGGCGGAACATCGTGGTGCCCATCTGCGGGATGGTGATACCCATCGAGCGTGCAGCGATGGCCAGGCCGTTGATGTTACCCAGTTTGCCTTGGTCGGTACCGAAGCCCAGCGCGGTGTAGCGCTTGACGTGCTCGACCGACTCGAAGCCTTCGCGGGTCGCCAGTTCGATGGCAGCAGCGGTGACGTCGTTCTGCTGGTCGACGAACTGCTTCGGCGCACGGGCAGTGCCCTTGTCGTGCGGCACCTGGAACAGCGCCACACTGGCCTCTTCCTTGCGCGCCACGGTCTTCGGCAGGCTGCCGGTGGTGGGCTGGAAGCCGGCTTCGGTGGCTGCGCGCACGCCGCCCTCGAACCCGTCGGCCAGCGCATCGCCCAGGGCGTAAACGCCGTTGATGCCACCGACACACACACGTTTCTGCGGTGCATCGCCCGGTACGAAGCCGAGGATGTCGTCACGCCAGACCGGACGACCGCCCAGGTGCGAAGCCAGGTGAACGATCGGGCTGTAGCCGCCGGAGGTGCCGATCAGGTCGCACTCGAGCCATTCGCCCGGGCTGGTGACCTTGTGCGCCACGGTGTCGATGGCAGCCACGCGAGCACCGGTCACGTGCTTGGTGCCACGCGATTCGATGATGGCGCTGGAGGTGAGGATGCGAATGCCCTTGGCACGCGCTTCTTCGACCAGCGAGCCACGCGGGTTGTGACGGGCATCGGCGATGGCCACCACTTGCAGACCGGCGTCGTGCCAGTCCAGCGCCGCGCGGTAGGCGTGGTCGTTGTTGGTCGACAGCACCAACTTGCGGCCAGGTGCCACGCCGTAGCGGCGCACGTAGACCGAAATGGCGCCGGCGAGCATGTTGCCCGGCACGTCGTTGTTGCCGTACACCAGCGGACGCTCGTGGGCGCCGGTGGCCAGCACTACACGTTTAGCACGTACACGGTGCACACGATGACGCACCTGACCCAACGGCGCGTGGTCACCGAGGTGGTCGGTGAGGCGCTCGTGGATGGTCAGGAAGTTGTGGTCGTGGTAGCCGTTGACGGTAGCGCGCGGCAACAGGGTCACTTCCGGCATGGCTTGCAGCTCAGCGATGACGCTGGCGACCCAGTCGGCGGCAGGCTTGCCGTCAAGGGTTTCGCGGGTGTCGAGCAGGCTGCCGCCGAACTCTTCCTGTTCGTCGGCCAGAATCACTCGAGCGCCGCTACGGCCAGCGGCCAGGGCAGCGGCCAGGCCGGCCGGGCCGGAACCGACCACCAGCACGTCGCAGTGCTGGTTCATGTAGTCGTAGCTGTCCGGGTCGTTCTGCAGCGGCGAACGGCCCAGGCCCGCGGCCTTGCGGATGTACTTCTCGTACGTCATCCAGAAGGATTTGGGGTACATGAAAGTTTTGTAGTAGAAGCCCGGCGGCATCATGCTGCCGCCGACTTTACCGAGAATGCCCATCATGTCGTTGTTGACGTTCGGCCAGCCGTTGGTGCTGGTGGCGACCAGGCCGGAGTACAGCGGCTGCTGGGTGGCACGCACGTTGGGGATCTGCGTGGCTTCGGTGCTGCCCAGTTGCAGGATGGCGTTCGGCTCTTCGGTGCCCGAGGCGATGATGCCGCGTGGACGCGAGTACTTGAAGCTGCGGCCGACGATGTCGACGCCGTTGGCCAGCAGCGCTGCGGCCAGGCTGTCGCCGGCATAGCCCTGGTAGCTCTTCCCGTTGAAGGTGAAGTTCAGCACCTTGCTGCGGTCGACACGGCCACCGCTGGAGAGGCGATAGGTCTGGCTCATACGTTTTCTCCCCGTTCGTTGACGGCCGCCGATGTCGCGGGTGTGTTTTCACGAGCCGTCACCTTCGGCTGCTCGCCGATCTTGTAGGTTTCGAGGATCTCGTAGGTCTCGGTGTTACGGGTGACGTTGAAGTACTGGCGGCAGCCGGCAACGTGGTCCCACAGTTCATGGTGAATACCGCGCAGGTTGTCGCGGAAGAACATGTAGGTGCCCCACTCCTCGTCGGTGCACGAATTTGGGTCCAGAGGACGGGCGATGTGCGCCTGGCCGGAAGCGTGGAACTCTTCTTCGGAGCGCAGCTCGCCGCAATGGGGACAGAAAATATGCAACATGAAGGTTGTCTCCGATTAGTGGGCGACGGCTGCGGCGCCGTGTTCGTCGATCAGCGCACCGTTGTAGAAACGGTCGATGGAGAACGGTGCGGCCAGTGGGTGCATCTCGCCTTTGGCAAGGCTGGCGGCGAAGACGTTGCCCGAACCCGGGGTCGCCTTGAAGCCGCCGGTGCCCCAGCCGCAGTTGAAGAACAGGTTCTTGACCGGGGTCTTGGAGATGATCGGGCACGCGTCCGGGCAGGTGTCGACGATGCCGCCCCACTGACGGTTCATGCGCACCCGCGACAGAATCGGGAACATCTCGACGATCGCCTGCATGGTGTGCTCGATGATCGGGTACGAACCGCGTTGACCGTAACCGACCCAGCCATCGATACCGGCGCCGATAACCAGGTCGCCCTTGTCGGACTGGCTGATGTAGCCGTGTACGGCGTTGGACATGATCACGCTGTCGATGATCGGCTTGATCGGCTCGGAAACCAGCGCTTGCAGCGGGTGCGATTCGAGTGGCAGACGGAAGCCGGCCAGGCGCGCCATGTGCCCGGAGTTACCGGCCGTGACCACGCCGACGCGCTTGGCGCCGATGAAGCCCTTGTTGGTTTCCACGCCGATCACCGCGCCGTTTTCCTTGCGGAAACCGATCACTTCGGTCTGCTGGATCAGGTCGACGCCCAGGGCGTCGGCGGCACGGGCATAGCCCCAGGCCACGGCATCGTGACGGGCCACGCCGCCACGGCGCTGGATGGTCGCGCCGAGGATCGGGTAGCGGGTGTTCTTCGAGCAGTCCAGGTACGGAATCTCGGCCGCGACCTGTTCGGTGTTGAGCAGCTCGCCATCGACGCCATTGAGGCGGTTGGCGTTGACGCGGCGCTCGGAATCACGGATGTCCTGCAGGGTGTGGCACAGGTTGTACACGCCACGCTGGGAGAACATCACGTTGTAGTTGATGTCCTGGGACAGCCCTTCCCACAGCTTCATGGCGTGCTCGTAGAGCTTGGCCGATTCGTCCCACAGGTAGTTGGAACGCACGATGGTGGTGTTACGGGCGGTGTTGCCGCCGCCCAGGTAACCCTTCTCGATCACCGCCACGTTGGTGATGCCGTGTTCCTTGGCCAGGTAGTAGGCGGTCGCCAGACCATGCCCGCCACCACCAACGATGACCACGTCGTAGACCTTTTTAGGGGTCGGCGTGCGCCACATGCGCTGCCAGTTTTCGTGGTGGCTGAGGGAGTGTTTGAAGAGGCCGAAGCCTGAATAGCGTTTCATCTAGGGTTACTCCCTCAGCGGTAAACCGGGTAATCGGCGCACAGGGCGGAGACGCGCTTGGCCACGTCGGCTTCGATGTCTGCATCACCCAGGTGATCGAGGATGTCGCAGATCCAGCCAGCCAGCTCTTTGCACTGGGCGACCTTGAAGCCACGGGTCGTGACGGCCGGGGTGCCGATGCGCAGGCCCGAGGTCACGAACGGCGATTGTGGATCGTTGGGTACGGCGTTCTTGTTGACGGTGATGTGCGCACGGCCCAGGGCGGCGTCGGCATCTTTGCCAGTCAGGCCCTGACGGATCAGGCTGACCAGGAACAGGTGGTTGTCGGTACCACCGGAAACCACGTCGTAGCCGCGGTCGATGAACACCTGGGCCATGGCCTGGGCGTTGTCGATCACTTGCTGCTGGTAGGCCTTGAAGCCTGGCTCCAGCGCTTCTTTAAAGCACACTGCCTTGCCGGCGATGACGTGCATCAGCGGGCCACCCTGGGCGCCCGGGAAGACCGCAGCGTTGAGCTTCTTCTCGATCTCTTCGTTGGCCTTGGCCAGGATCAGACCGCCACGTGGACCGCGCAGGGTCTTGTGGGTGGTGGTGGTGACCACGTCAGCGAACGGAATCGGGTTGGGGTACAGGCCGGCAGCGACCAGACCCGCAACGTGGGCCATGTCGACGAACAACAGCGCACCGACCTTGTCAGCGATGGCGCGGAAGCGTGGGAAGTCGAGGGTCTTGGAGTACGCCGAGAAGCCGGCAACGATCATCTTCGGCTTGTGCTCGACGGCCAGGCGCTCGACTTCGTCGTAGTCGATCAGGCCAGTATTGGTGTCGATGCCGTACTGAACGGCGTTGTACAGCTTGCCCGAGGACGACACTTTGGCGCCGTGGGTCAGGTGACCGCCATGGGCCAGGCTCATGCCCAGGATGGTGTCGCCGGCCTGCAGCAGAGCCAGGTACACGGCGCTGTTGGCCGAGGAACCGGAGTGCGGCTGGACGTTGGCGTAGTCGGCACCGAACAGCTGCTTGGCGCGCTCGATGGCCAGCGCCTCGACCTTGTCGACGTGCTCGCAACCACCGTAGTAACGCTTGCCTGGATAGCCTTCGGCGTACTTGTTGGTCAGGCCGCTGCCTTGGGCCTGCATCACGCGCTTGCTGGTGTAGTTTTCCGAGGCGATCAGTTCGATGTGATCTTCCTGACGCTGTTCCTCGGCATTCATCGCCGCCAGCAGTGCGTCGTCATAACCTTGGATCTGGTCTTGCTTGCTGAACATCGTGTATCTCCCGGCAGCGATCATTTTTTGTCTGGAGGGTTCAATGACCCTTTGTGGCGATGGTAGGGCTGCCGGGGGGCAATCAGATGCCTGCGCACGCCTTGCAATGGCGCGTTTACGACATTCGTCACGCCAACACGTGCAATGGTTTAGAGTTCGGTTCTGCTCGCTCACAGGACCGCGTCATGCCAGACCACACACAACAATTCGCCAGCGACAACTACTCCGGTATCTGCCCCGAAGCCTGGGCTGCGATGGACCGCGCCAACCGCGGTCACGAACGCGCCTATGGCGACGACCAATGGACGCAACAGGCCGCCGATCACTTCCGCCGCCTGTTCGAAACCGACTGCGAGGTGTTCTTCGCCTTCAACGGCACCGCGGCCAACTCACTGGCCCTGGCCTCGCTGTGCCAGAGTTTTCACAGCGTCATCTGCTCGGAAACCGCCCACGTCGAAACCGACGAGTGTGGCGCCCCGGAGTTCTTCTCCAACGGCTCCAAGCTGCTTACCGCGCGCACTCACGAAGGCAAGCTGACACCTGAGTCGATTCGCGAGATCGCCCTCAAGCGCCAGGACATCCACTACCCCAAACCGCGCGTGGTGACGCTTACCCAGGCCACCGAGGTCGGCACGGTGTACCGCCCCGACGAGCTCAAGGCGATCAGCGCCACCTGCAAGGAACTGGGCCTGCACCTGCACATGGACGGCGCACGCTTCACCAACGCCTGCGCATTCCTCGGCTGCTCACCCGCCGAGCTGACGTGGAAGGCCGGGGTCGATGTGCTGTGCTTTGGCGGCACCAAGAACGGCATGGCGGTCGGCGAGGCGATTCTGTTCTTCAACCACGACCTGGCCCGCGACTTCGACTATCGCTGCAAACAGGCCGGGCAACTGGCCTCGAAAATGCGTTTTCTTTCCGCGCCCTGGGTTGGGCTGTTGGAGGACGGCGCCTGGCTGCGCCACGGCAACCACGCCAACCACTGCGCGCAGTTGCTGGCCTCGCTGGTCAGCGACCTGCCGGGCGTTGAACTGATGTTCCCGGTCGAAGCCAACGGGGTGTTCCTGCAAATGCCGGAGGCGGCGCTCGAAGCGCTGCGCAACAAGGGCTGGCGCTTCTACACCTTCATCGGTAGCGGCGGCGCGCGATTCATGTGTTCGTGGGATACCGAAGAATCGCGCGTGCGTGCGTTGGCGGCGGATATTCGCGCGATCATCGAGGCCTGAGCGGCCCGTTCGGGGATAAGTGAGCAGGGGCGCGATGCCCCCGCTTGGAACACCACCGGCTCAGGGCTGCGCGATGGTCCGGGCAATGGCATCGACGGTAGCGTCGATCTGCGCCTGGGTGCGCGCCAGGGTGTGTTGGTGCTCGTGCTGCAAGGCGATCTGCCGCGAGCACAGGTTCAGCGCGGCCAGCACCAGTAACTTGTCGCCGATCAGGGTCGGGTACTGGCGCTTGGTGTCATTGAGGCTGGTGTTGAGCATGCGCACCGCAGCGGCGAGGGTTTCTTCCTGGCCGTCCGGTGCCTTGATCGAGTAATCGGTGCCCAGAATCGACACGACCTTGATCGGCTGCGCGTGCAGGCTCATGCGCCGACGGTACCGGCGCCAGCGCGCTCGAGCAGCGCTTGCAGACGCGCAGCGGTGCTGCCCTGCTTCTCTTCCTGCTCCATCAGCGACAGTTGCAGGGTTTCGTTCTCTTCCTTGGCCTGGGCCAGTTCCTGACCCAGCGCAGCGTTCTGCTCAGTCAGTTGGGTGTTCTTCTGCAGCAGGTCATTGACCAGTTGCTCGATTTGATTAAGGGAGGCTTCCAGCATGGCTCTATCTCGGGGTTGTTGCAGAGGGCGCACACGATAAAGAAAAGTGCAGGCTCCCGCCAATTAATATCAGGACATCAGCAGCAAACGCCCCATTGACCCACCAATACCCCCCATGTTCCCGAAAAACCCGCCACCGATCAGAATCCCCTGCCCCATACGAAAACAGGCCCATCACGGGCCTGTTCTTACTTGCAGCTTGCAGCTCACGGCGTGCCGTTTGCCTCAATAGTCGATGCGCACATCGCCCTTGGGAATACTGCAGCACGACAGAATGTAGCCTTCGGCTTCGTCTTCCTCGGTGATCCCGCCGTTGTGCTCCATCTCGACTTCGCCGCCGAGCTTGAGCACCTTGCAGGTGCCGCAGATACCCATGCCGCACGCCTTGGGGATCATCAGGCCGACTTTCGCCGCCGCCGCGTGCACGGTTTCGCCCGGGGCGATGCGGATGCTCTTGTCGCTGCCGATGAACTCCACCAGGTTGAGGTCGGATTCATCGATTTCCGGCGCATCGGCGGCCTGCTCGGCGTGCTCGACCGCGTTTGCCTTGTCTTCGGCCGGCGTGGCACCGAACGACTCTTCGTGGTAGCGGCTCATGTCGAAGCCGACACCTTCGAGCATGCGCTTGACCGCAGTCATGTACGGCGTCGGGCCACAGCAGAAGACTTCACGCTCCATGTAGTCCGGGGCGATCAGTTCCATCAGGCGCTGGTTCAGGTAGCCGCGGTAGCCCGCCCAGGGTTCGCCCAGGCCGTGCTTCTCGCAGATGATGTGCAGGCCGAAATTCGGGATGCGCGAGGCCATCTGCTCGAGTTCGCGGTGGTAGATGATGTCCTTGGGCGTACGCGCACTGTGCACGAAGACCATGTCGACGTTGGCGTTGGTGTCGTAGAACCAACGGGCCATGGACATCACCGGGGTGATGCCGACACCGCCGGAGAGGTACAGCACCTTGCTGGCCGGGAAGTCGATGGCGTTGAACAAACCGACCGGGCCGTGCACCGCCAGCTCCTGACCTTCATGCAGGGTGTCGTGCAGGTGGTTGGAGACATGACCGCCCGGCACACGCTTGACGGTGATGGAGAAACTGTACGGAACCGATGGCGAGCTCGAGATGGTGTACGAGCGCATGACCTGCTTGCCGTCGATCTCAAGCTCGAGGGTGACGAACTGTCCTGGCTTGAAGAAGAACATGATCGGCGCGTCAGCCATGAAGCAGAAGGTGCGCACGTCCCAGGTCTCCTGGATGACCTTGACGCAGCGCACGGTGTGCCGGCCATTGACCCAGGTCTGAGTGGTGACCGGATTGAGGAAGGTTTCGGACATGATCATCTCCAGCGGCCGACTACCGGCCTTTTTATGGTTGCGATTCTGCTCAAGCCCGAGGGGTCGCACTTTCCTATCTGCGACATCGGCGTGCTTATCGCGACCAGCCCCGTCAGACAAGGGTTGCGGCGTCGGAATCGGATTCGGCCATGTCGCCCATGGATACGGTTCACGCCCACAGTAATCGCACACTCCACCGCAAATAGACCTGCTGTTTTTAAGTGAATAGCGACGCTGCACCACAACAACGATTAGCCACCATTCGCCGGCCACAATGGCCTTGAGGAACTACACGATGGACGTCACCGCAACTCTGAGTCTGGGCGATCCACTTGAACCTGCACGCAAGGCTACCGCCGAGATGCTGCAGAACCGCGAGCGCACCTACTCGCTGCCCCAGCCTTTCTACACCGACGAGCGTCTGTTCCAAATCGACATGCAGGAAATCTTCCACAAAGAGTGGCTGATCGCCGGCATGACCTGCGAGATTCCGGCCAAGGGCAACTACCTGACCCTTGAGATCGGCAAGAACCCGATCATCGTGGTGCGCGGCACCGAAGGCAAAGTGCATGCCTTCCACAACGTCTGCCGCCACCGCGGTTCGCGCCTGTGCGTGAGCGACAAAGGCAAGGTGGCCAAGCTGGTTTGTCCGTACCACCAATGGACCTACGAACTGGACGGCCGCCTGCTGTTCGCCGGCACCGAAATGGGCGCCGACTTCGACATGAATCAGTACGGCCTCAAGCCGGTCAACGTGAAGACCGCTGGCGGCTACATCTTCATCAGCCTGGCGGAAAACCCGCCTGCCATCGACGAGTTCCTGGCCACTCTGGACCACTACATGGAACCGTACGACATGGAGAACACCAAGGTCGCGGTACAGACCCAGCTGTTCGAAAAGGCCAACTGGAAGCTGGTGCTGGAAAACAACCGCGAGTGCTACCACTGCAACGGCTCGCACCCTGAGCTGCTGCAGACCCTGCTGGAGTTCGACGACACCAACGATCCACGCGCCAGCCAGGAATTCAAGGATCAGGTCGCGGCCTGCTCCGCTGCCTGGGAAGCCGAGAAGATT
It includes:
- a CDS encoding sarcosine oxidase subunit beta family protein, whose product is MKRYSGFGLFKHSLSHHENWQRMWRTPTPKKVYDVVIVGGGGHGLATAYYLAKEHGITNVAVIEKGYLGGGNTARNTTIVRSNYLWDESAKLYEHAMKLWEGLSQDINYNVMFSQRGVYNLCHTLQDIRDSERRVNANRLNGVDGELLNTEQVAAEIPYLDCSKNTRYPILGATIQRRGGVARHDAVAWGYARAADALGVDLIQQTEVIGFRKENGAVIGVETNKGFIGAKRVGVVTAGNSGHMARLAGFRLPLESHPLQALVSEPIKPIIDSVIMSNAVHGYISQSDKGDLVIGAGIDGWVGYGQRGSYPIIEHTMQAIVEMFPILSRVRMNRQWGGIVDTCPDACPIISKTPVKNLFFNCGWGTGGFKATPGSGNVFAASLAKGEMHPLAAPFSIDRFYNGALIDEHGAAAVAH
- a CDS encoding sarcosine oxidase subunit delta gives rise to the protein MLHIFCPHCGELRSEEEFHASGQAHIARPLDPNSCTDEEWGTYMFFRDNLRGIHHELWDHVAGCRQYFNVTRNTETYEILETYKIGEQPKVTARENTPATSAAVNERGENV
- a CDS encoding serine hydroxymethyltransferase, whose translation is MFSKQDQIQGYDDALLAAMNAEEQRQEDHIELIASENYTSKRVMQAQGSGLTNKYAEGYPGKRYYGGCEHVDKVEALAIERAKQLFGADYANVQPHSGSSANSAVYLALLQAGDTILGMSLAHGGHLTHGAKVSSSGKLYNAVQYGIDTNTGLIDYDEVERLAVEHKPKMIVAGFSAYSKTLDFPRFRAIADKVGALLFVDMAHVAGLVAAGLYPNPIPFADVVTTTTHKTLRGPRGGLILAKANEEIEKKLNAAVFPGAQGGPLMHVIAGKAVCFKEALEPGFKAYQQQVIDNAQAMAQVFIDRGYDVVSGGTDNHLFLVSLIRQGLTGKDADAALGRAHITVNKNAVPNDPQSPFVTSGLRIGTPAVTTRGFKVAQCKELAGWICDILDHLGDADIEADVAKRVSALCADYPVYR
- the gbcB gene encoding glycine-betaine demethylase subunit GbcB; amino-acid sequence: MSETFLNPVTTQTWVNGRHTVRCVKVIQETWDVRTFCFMADAPIMFFFKPGQFVTLELEIDGKQVMRSYTISSSPSVPYSFSITVKRVPGGHVSNHLHDTLHEGQELAVHGPVGLFNAIDFPASKVLYLSGGVGITPVMSMARWFYDTNANVDMVFVHSARTPKDIIYHRELEQMASRIPNFGLHIICEKHGLGEPWAGYRGYLNQRLMELIAPDYMEREVFCCGPTPYMTAVKRMLEGVGFDMSRYHEESFGATPAEDKANAVEHAEQAADAPEIDESDLNLVEFIGSDKSIRIAPGETVHAAAAKVGLMIPKACGMGICGTCKVLKLGGEVEMEHNGGITEEDEAEGYILSCCSIPKGDVRIDY
- a CDS encoding low specificity L-threonine aldolase, which translates into the protein MPDHTQQFASDNYSGICPEAWAAMDRANRGHERAYGDDQWTQQAADHFRRLFETDCEVFFAFNGTAANSLALASLCQSFHSVICSETAHVETDECGAPEFFSNGSKLLTARTHEGKLTPESIREIALKRQDIHYPKPRVVTLTQATEVGTVYRPDELKAISATCKELGLHLHMDGARFTNACAFLGCSPAELTWKAGVDVLCFGGTKNGMAVGEAILFFNHDLARDFDYRCKQAGQLASKMRFLSAPWVGLLEDGAWLRHGNHANHCAQLLASLVSDLPGVELMFPVEANGVFLQMPEAALEALRNKGWRFYTFIGSGGARFMCSWDTEESRVRALAADIRAIIEA
- a CDS encoding sarcosine oxidase subunit gamma → MSAINVFEQNPSGNARAESPLHHADLRSLVGKGRQNAGVTLREHKFLGHLTLRGDGHDEAFASAVQKALGLELPGALQLVSSGDTSLQWVGPDEWLLIVPGGQEVEVEQKLRDAAAGLHIQVVNVSGGQSLLELRGPNVRQVLMKSTSYDVHPNNFPVGKAVGTVFAKSQLVIRRTGEETWELVIRRSFSDYWWLWLQDASAEYGLAIEA
- a CDS encoding sarcosine oxidase subunit alpha, translating into MSQTYRLSSGGRVDRSKVLNFTFNGKSYQGYAGDSLAAALLANGVDIVGRSFKYSRPRGIIASGTEEPNAILQLGSTEATQIPNVRATQQPLYSGLVATSTNGWPNVNNDMMGILGKVGGSMMPPGFYYKTFMYPKSFWMTYEKYIRKAAGLGRSPLQNDPDSYDYMNQHCDVLVVGSGPAGLAAALAAGRSGARVILADEQEEFGGSLLDTRETLDGKPAADWVASVIAELQAMPEVTLLPRATVNGYHDHNFLTIHERLTDHLGDHAPLGQVRHRVHRVRAKRVVLATGAHERPLVYGNNDVPGNMLAGAISVYVRRYGVAPGRKLVLSTNNDHAYRAALDWHDAGLQVVAIADARHNPRGSLVEEARAKGIRILTSSAIIESRGTKHVTGARVAAIDTVAHKVTSPGEWLECDLIGTSGGYSPIVHLASHLGGRPVWRDDILGFVPGDAPQKRVCVGGINGVYALGDALADGFEGGVRAATEAGFQPTTGSLPKTVARKEEASVALFQVPHDKGTARAPKQFVDQQNDVTAAAIELATREGFESVEHVKRYTALGFGTDQGKLGNINGLAIAARSMGITIPQMGTTMFRPNYTPVAFGAVAGRHCGHIFEPVRFTALHSWHLKNNAEFEDVGQWKRPWYFPKPGEDLHTAVERECKAVRASVGLLDASTLGKIDIQGPDAREFLNRVYTNAWTKLDVGKARYGLMCKEDGMVFDDGVTACVADNHFIMTTTTGGAARVLQWLELYHQTEWPELKVYFTSVTDHWATMTLSGPNSRKLLAEVTDIDLDKDAFPFMTWKEGNVGGVPARVFRISFTGELSYEVNVQANYAMGVLEKIVEAGKKYNLTPYGTETMHVLRAEKGFIIVGQDTDGSMNPDDLNMSWCVGRNKPFSWIGLRGMNREDCLREDRKQLVGLKPVDPKKWLPEGAQLVNDPNQPIPMDMVGHVTSSYAFNSLGYSFAMGVVKGGLKRMGERVYSPQADGSVIEAEIVSSVFFDPKGEQQNV
- the purU gene encoding formyltetrahydrofolate deformylase, with product MSRAPDTWILTADCPSMLGTVDVVTRLLFEQRCYVTEHHSFDDRLSGRFFIRVEFRQPDDFDEQAFRAAFAERSEPFGMAFELTAPNHRPKVVIMVSKADHCLNDLLYRQRIGQLGMDIVAVVSNHPDLEPLAQWHKIPYYHFPLDPKDKPGQERKVLQVIEDSGAELVVLARYMQVLSPELCRRLDGWAINIHHSLLPGFKGAKPYHQAYNKGVKMVGATAHYINNDLDEGPIIAQGVEVVDHTYYPDDLIAKGRDIECLTLARAVGYHLERRVFLNANRTVVL
- a CDS encoding cell division protein ZapA — encoded protein: MSLHAQPIKVVSILGTDYSIKAPDGQEETLAAAVRMLNTSLNDTKRQYPTLIGDKLLVLAALNLCSRQIALQHEHQHTLARTQAQIDATVDAIARTIAQP